A genomic segment from Orientia tsutsugamushi str. Boryong encodes:
- a CDS encoding DnaA N-terminal domain-containing protein has protein sequence MDSNSTWYKVRKYILQHYKYEQVIDKIWFSKLKVVNEDNVNKKIFIKAKTEFEDSYIRGNYLKDFEYAFKAQGFSFELVKFE, from the coding sequence TTGGACTCCAACTCAACTTGGTACAAAGTACGAAAATACATACTTCAACATTACAAATATGAGCAAGTTATTGATAAAATATGGTTTAGTAAATTAAAAGTTGTAAATGAAGATAATGTTAATAAAAAAATATTCATTAAAGCAAAAACAGAATTTGAAGATAGTTACATCAGAGGAAATTATCTGAAAGATTTTGAGTACGCTTTTAAAGCTCAAGGGTTT